The region ATCTGGTGATGAGAGTCGGTGGCAGAGGTGACCACAGGATGGAGACCTTCCTTCCCAGCTCCGTCCCCGACGAAGAGTGGCCTCACCCAGCAGGAGAAGCGCTCGGACCCATGGGAGGATGTGGACGGGGTGGAGGAGCGGGGAAGCCCGAAGGTCGGTCACAGCCTCGCGGCCACTGCGGAAAGGAGCACCGTTTACAGCTCCCGGCAAAGCCCTTTCTCCTGCGGTGTCATGTACGTTTCTACAGAATTTAactgctttcctttttctttccaccaCTTCTGTACATAAGAATTTAGCTGGTGCTTCTTtacagtttattttgtctgatgagAAGAACGGGACCAGGAGAGGCGCACACATCCCCGGATGCCCTGGACAGTTATCAAATGCAGAACCATTGGACTTCCGGCACATTCCTTGGGGGCAAGGCCTGTGCGCCTTCAGCTGTAGGAGAGCTATTTGCTTTATCCTGGCTGAGCACCGTTTTGGTTTTGGAGGTGTCAGTGTGggaagagagtgtgtgtgtgtgtgtgtgattggaaACACAAGGGCTGGACTGCAGCGGGCATTGGTCACTTTGTCCCTTTTTGGTTGCCCATCACAGAGGGCTGCTTCTTACAGAGGAGGCACCCGACTTTGTTGGTTTTGGGGGGGGCAGGGCTGAGCTCCCTCTATGGAAGTTAAAAGGGCCCCACAGTCCCTTCTTCCTTGTCAGTTACGCTGGGGCCTCCGCCTAGGCTGGGCCAGTCTGGCGTCCCACCCAGGACTTTGGTTTTGAGCCAAGAATGCAAATCGTCAGGGACAGTTCGTTAGAGAGGAATCACCAGCGGGGTAGTTGGATGGCCACGGGGAGAGGTCGTGGCAGGAGGGATTTCTCAAATGTATTCCCCGGAACCCGTGAACACAGTATCACTACAAATGTGATTTCTCTGTATGGCAGGAAGTTTACCCGGGTGGCCCTCATCTACACATGTGAGCCTTTGAAAGCAGACTGTCCTCCAGCCTTGGGGACGGTCAGAGGAATTCCCAGCAGGAGAAGAAGCCCACCTGCCGTGCTGACTTGAGGATGGAGGGGAAGGGGTCTCGGGGAGCACAGCGGCCCCGCAGACAGCGGGCAAGGAAGGGACGTCAGTCCTACAGCCGCACAGAACCGAACTCTGGCAACAGCCTGACCCAGCCTGGAGTGGGTCCTCCCCAGAGCCTGCGGGCGGAGccaagcccagcccagcccacccctgGGTTTGACCCTGTGAGACTCAAAGCAGAGCCCAGCCAAGTTGCCCTCTGCTTCCTCTGTCCTGACTCACCTCCCAGCCTGTTCCCAGAGTCTGCAAATGACCCCTGGTCCCCCGTCTGCTTACATGGAGGCAGCTTGTCTGGTggggtcccctccctccccatcccaccaccaTGTGGAGGAAAATAGCTCATCCCCTCCTGGTAAGGAATGCGTGCGGGCCGAGGCCGGAGCGTCTCTGTTGCTCCTGTGTGTAGGCGGGTGGGTGTCCTGGAGCAGCGGGTGGGTGTCCTGGAGCAGCGGAAGGTGACCCGAGCGACTGCTTGGACCCCGACGGCCCCTGAGAGCATCTGCTTCAGACGGGTGATGAGGGGCGGGCCCCTCCTGGCAGCGTCTGTAGAAGCAGGGCTCCTGGGGCTGGCAGCCACGGGCCCTGAGGGGCAGAGGGACCGTGAGGCCGTTGGAGGATGCAGAGGGGCCAGGCGGGATGCCTGGGCAGGGAGGGCACCCGGGCGGCCAGGGCGGAGCGGCTGGGTCAGGGAGTGGAGGAGGTGGCGGGCAGGGACGCTGTGAGCGCTGAGGGGTGGTGGGTGCTGCTCGGCTGCTGGGACCGGGTCCTCCCTGCTCCTTGCTCATGGGAGGTCCTGGCCGGGGGCCCCAGAAGCACCGTCTCTCGATGTCGGTGGAGTTGGCAGCTGTGAGGCCAGGTCTCGGCCAGGATGGGGGCCGCAGGGTGGAATGCATGCTGCCCCTCCCTCAGTGGGCCCAGCCTCCCCGAAAGCACCTCCTCTGGAGAACTGGCCTGGCCCGTGGTCCAGGGGTCCCACTCGCTGGGCAGAGGCAGAGATCTTGggagcgggtggggggggggggcgcatgCTCTCTGCCTGCCCGCCTCCAGCTGCAGGGCTGTAGGACCcctctggggaggtggggagggccgGGCGGGCCTACCGTGGGCTCAGGGTGTATTTGCCCAAGCGGATGGCAGGGCTGTAGGACCccgctggggaggtggggagggcgggCAGGCCTACCGTGGGCTCAGGGTGTATTTGCCCGAGCGGATGGCAGACCAGAGGAAGGCACTGAGCAGCGTTGCGTACACCTGGGGGGAGGTGGAGGCACCTGCACCAGCAGCTCCAGGGGAGGGGCTCATCGCCCCCCGAGGAGGTCACTGGGCTGTGCAGGGTTCCCAGCCGTCTAGGGAAGGGAATCAGGGAGGCCCTGTCACCCCGCAGGCctgctcctccctgctccctgcgCAGGGCAAGGCTTGCTGGTCCCCAAGACCCGCGATCGGACCTGgggctgcccagccctgcccttccgtctgaggcgggggggggggggggggggggggggcgcacaggcaggtgggggaggggcaggggtgggggcgaGAGGGTACCGTGGAGGCGAGGCCGAGGCTGATCAGGGCGGAGACGACGTTCCTGTGCAACCTCAGGAAGCTCCTGATCCCCTGCAGGCAGTCCTGCGCAGAGGGCAGCACGCGTGGGCCCCTGAGCGCCCCTCCCAGCCCAGGCCAAGGCGCCTCCGCCAAGGCATGGAGCTGCAGTGCCCGCCTAGGACAAACGCTAGGGAGATGGAAAGTCAGGGTGCGGCACATCCCAGGGAAAACCGCCCCGAGCTCTGGGGATTGGTGTTGAAAACAGGCAAAAACAAGCAGGGTGGAGCCCACCTCTGCGGGGACCGTGGGGCCCCCGGGGTCCAGTGGGTGCCTTCCTCTGGGTGTCCCCTGAGCTGTCTGTGTTGGGCCCCCCCAAACCCCATCCAGGGTGGGACACAGAGCCTGGGTGAGGAGAGGACACTGGCTAACAGGGTGGGGCGTGGGGGTCCCCGGGCTGTCCTGGCTCCATCCTGAACTTCCACGGCCTCTCCAGGCCGTGGCATCCGCAGAGGCTCTCTGTCTCCAAGGAAACGGGAGGTGACGGTCTCAACTCTGAACCACTCTGATGGTGGCATTTGGTTTTGGGGAAGGACTTGGCATTTGGGGGCACGCTGGGGAAGGATGTGCAGTGGGACATGCAGGGCTTGGTTCTGAAGGCTGGGATGCCGGGAGAAAGGAGGCCGGCTTGGTGTCTGACTGTCCGTCCATCTGTCCATGAATTCCCTTGATCGGGTCTGGTCCCCCAGCGTGCTCCCACTTCCTCTTGGAAGGCAGCCCGGGGTCAGACCACCATCTAGGACAACGTCCCTgccctcccgccccctcccccaggtgtCCCCACCCACAAGGCCTTTACAGTCTCCCCGTGGCCCCCACCACCCCAGAAGGTACAAGAAACCAGACTTTGCTCCCACTTTGTGGACGGGGACCTGAGGCCTCTCCCTGGGTGGCGTGAACAGGCCTCCCGACGCCCCCCTTCCCTGCATGCAGGGCCCTCCTCTGCCCTCACCCCTCCCAGCGCGAGAGCCCAGGGCGCTGTGCTGGCTCCGTCCCTGGCTGGGCCTCCAGCCATTCGCATCCTCCTGTCTGTTTCTTGGAGGGTGGCCAGGAGCCTCTTGCCAGAGATAGGGGTGTTTGCTTCCCGGACAGCGGGGGAGGGGAGCcgaggaggcggggtggggggaggggggaggccgcCTTCGTCCGGAAGAAGAGCgtccctgcctctgtctctccGTCACTGAAGCCCTCGTGGCCAGACTTTGGCCTAGGCTGACCCTCTGGGAAACGCCCTTCTGGCCTTCAGGGGCCCTCGAACACCTGCCCCCAGCCCAACGCAGGCAGAGCtgcccccccccgcctccccgccctTCTAGAGGCTTCCGATGGGGGGCGGTCTCAGTGCCTGACACTGTGCCTGGCCACGGGGAGCCCCCAAGCTGGGAACTGTGTGAAGGGGTGAGGGAGTGATTGGGGCCTGGAGAGGACCCGGGCCCGCGTCGGTCATGTCCCCCCAGCCCAGCGCAGCCCCCAGGGTCGAGGCGTGGGAGTGGCCCTGCTCTGGGGCTGAGCCCCCCGGGGTCTCTGCAGGCCCTTCCCCCTCACCTGTCTGGCGGCCTCCTGCCCCCGACACAGGTCAGCCTCCGAGCCCTCCGGGAGGCCGAGGGGGGGGCTCTTACCACAGCACTGAAACTGCAGGGACAGAAGAGGGAGGCGGTTCGCTCTGAGAACCCCAGGATCCCTGTcggacagatggggaaactgaggcacgaagggcaccccccctccccctcagaGGCCAGGACCGGAGCTCAGGGCGAGGCGGCTGACTCTGCAGGGGGTGCCGGCTTCCGGGCAGCCTGGCCAGCAGTCACCGGGGCCCCACCGAATGCTGTGCCGTCGCCATCCTGCAATCCTTCATCACTTTTGGACAAGGGGTCTTGCATTCTGCTCTGGGCCCCGCAAATTCTGGAAGTAGCTGGCCCTTCCAGGGCAGACGGAGGACGGGAGCTCTctgtccccgccccctccccccaaggggcaCTGataacctgtgtcctgggacctcCTGCTCAGCACCTGGCCCCAGCCGGCTGGCTCTGGGGGGCTACCTCTGCCCATTTTCTAGATCACAGTCTGCCTGGGGAGGCTGACCAGTCCAGGGCTGCCCAGGGAGGGGGCCTCCCCCACCATGCTCACCATGTCCTGGATGGCCACCAGCTCCTGCCGCCACATTCCCGACGAGCTCTTCACCGCCTGCTCGTACACCTGATCGTAGGCGTCCAACACGGCGTCCTCCACCTGTACCGAGAGCATCACGGGAAGGCCCCTGTGCTGGTGAAGCCCCTCCCCCGACGGAGCCCCCCGAAGGCGGGGCCTGGCCCTCGGGTGCTGAGTGATGTCCAACTGGCCCCCTCCTGCTCCTTCCACCGGGCAGAGCTCCCTGGAAGCGGAGACTGGGTC is a window of Eschrichtius robustus isolate mEscRob2 chromosome 11, mEscRob2.pri, whole genome shotgun sequence DNA encoding:
- the TSPAN32 gene encoding tetraspanin-32, translated to MGPWSRVRVAKCQMLVTSLFVLLLGLAMATTAVLTYLGPHFAVIGHASSKRTPYEVLHLWAVSAGIILAGLLTLGAVLSAAATVREAGGLMAGAFLCFALVFCALVQVAFWRFHNPTQVEDAVLDAYDQVYEQAVKSSSGMWRQELVAIQDMFQCCGKSPPLGLPEGSEADLCRGQEAARQDCLQGIRSFLRLHRNVVSALISLGLASTVYATLLSAFLWSAIRSGKYTLSPRARGCQPQEPCFYRRCQEGPAPHHPSEADALRGRRGPSSRSGHLPLLQDTHPLLQDTHPPTHRSNRDAPASARTHSLPGGDELFSSTWWWDGEGGDPTRQAASM